A region from the Microbacterium lacus genome encodes:
- a CDS encoding DUF5671 domain-containing protein has product MSAPGRAQTAVRRVLVYGILFALIIVAAVGLSGLLERAVSGGVLAADEAGLARSLAFTVIGIPLAGVLWWWQRRRFADPAEKDSLVWALYVVAVSTIALVTATVALASTLTAAIEGRWDAGAFAVALVWAGVWVWHRAMRRSHVTGPTRLPTVAVTIGAVYGLAVLTVGAIGAVSALIGAALAGAQPVLGASQSWGIDALQALAWAAIGGFVWWWHWYRDGGAAASGGFAQVALVVVFGAAAATTLFAVGTVLFVVLRLLFDVDPRADVLAPLDVAIAAALFGGIVWVSHAAVVAARPEGVRRGARLLVSGIALIGAASGFGVVVNALLAALAPVIAGADARTLLLGGLSALAVGAPVWWVAWRPAVAASADGVADRARRVYLVAIFGASAVVAIVTLLLIGFRVFEFTLGAAVGGSLVERVRAPLGLLSATALVFGYHFAVWRHDRSIARPETAPAVIRRVLLVASPDAAQLRLDVRAATGAVVTILPTVPEDGGDALGDDDVPAVVAAVAGVAAPRALVLRVDGDVRAIGLQDGPARELGPAG; this is encoded by the coding sequence ATGTCCGCTCCCGGTCGCGCCCAGACCGCAGTGCGCCGCGTCCTCGTCTACGGCATCCTGTTCGCGCTGATCATCGTCGCGGCCGTCGGACTGTCCGGCCTGCTCGAGCGGGCGGTCTCCGGCGGCGTCCTCGCCGCCGATGAAGCGGGTCTCGCGCGTTCGCTCGCTTTCACCGTCATCGGGATCCCGCTCGCGGGCGTGCTGTGGTGGTGGCAGCGCCGCCGGTTCGCCGACCCCGCGGAGAAGGATTCGCTCGTCTGGGCGCTGTACGTGGTCGCCGTCTCGACGATCGCGCTCGTCACGGCGACCGTGGCCCTCGCGTCGACGCTCACGGCGGCGATCGAGGGACGGTGGGATGCCGGCGCCTTCGCGGTCGCGCTCGTCTGGGCGGGAGTGTGGGTGTGGCACCGCGCGATGCGACGGAGCCACGTCACCGGCCCGACCCGACTGCCGACGGTCGCGGTCACGATCGGCGCGGTCTACGGACTCGCCGTCCTGACCGTCGGCGCGATCGGCGCGGTCTCGGCGCTGATCGGCGCAGCGCTCGCGGGCGCGCAGCCCGTACTGGGGGCATCGCAATCCTGGGGGATCGACGCACTGCAGGCGCTCGCCTGGGCGGCGATCGGCGGCTTCGTCTGGTGGTGGCATTGGTACCGCGACGGCGGCGCGGCGGCATCCGGCGGGTTCGCCCAGGTCGCGCTCGTGGTCGTCTTCGGCGCGGCGGCCGCGACGACACTCTTCGCCGTCGGGACGGTGCTGTTCGTCGTCCTCCGACTGCTGTTCGACGTCGACCCGCGCGCGGACGTGCTCGCCCCGCTGGACGTCGCGATCGCTGCGGCGCTGTTCGGCGGGATCGTCTGGGTCTCGCACGCGGCGGTCGTGGCTGCGCGCCCCGAGGGCGTCCGACGCGGCGCCCGCCTCCTGGTCTCCGGAATCGCGCTGATCGGCGCGGCCAGCGGATTCGGGGTCGTCGTCAATGCGCTCCTCGCGGCGCTCGCGCCGGTGATCGCGGGCGCCGACGCCCGGACTCTTCTGCTCGGCGGCCTGAGCGCGCTCGCGGTGGGCGCGCCGGTCTGGTGGGTCGCGTGGCGCCCGGCCGTCGCGGCGTCCGCCGACGGGGTTGCCGACCGCGCGCGCCGGGTGTACCTGGTCGCGATCTTCGGGGCCAGTGCGGTGGTCGCGATCGTGACACTGCTGCTGATCGGGTTCCGCGTGTTCGAGTTCACTCTGGGAGCAGCGGTGGGCGGGAGCCTTGTGGAGCGGGTCCGGGCCCCGCTCGGGCTGCTCAGCGCGACCGCGCTCGTGTTCGGGTACCACTTCGCGGTCTGGCGCCACGATCGGTCGATCGCGCGCCCCGAGACCGCGCCCGCGGTGATCCGACGGGTGCTGCTCGTCGCCTCGCCCGACGCGGCGCAGCTGCGGCTTGACGTGCGGGCTGCCACCGGAGCGGTCGTCACGATTCTTCCCACGGTGCCGGAGGACGGCGGTGACGCGCTGGGCGACGACGACGTGCCTGCGGTGGTCGCCGCGGTGGCCGGTGTCGCCGCGCCGCGGGCGCTCGTGCTGCGGGTCGACGGCGATGTCCGCGCGATCGGGCTGCAGGACGGCCCGGCACGGGAGCTCGGGCCGGCGGGTTAG
- a CDS encoding tyrosine-type recombinase/integrase produces MPRRPNQDGTVSSYVTKTGETKYRIAYHVDRADGDSARRFRRGFATEREALNALTEVQVDIRRGDHIEETRETLNGYAEEYFDSLRVRPTTLAGYRKHFRVHVFPSAVGRTPIAAISKDQLNRFYRQLEVNGRKDRGHIGDPLGAATVRHIHVLISQVLQHALEDGLIRFNPAKRASPPSKLEAAPPEMATWSAEDARLFLDWSKSSGDYLWLAWLTLLGTGMRRGEILGIRWKDLDLENNVITIARAMSYVKEAGKKPIIDFRATKSGRVRNVDIDVHLAGAFRAKRDMLRAVSPELARGEHLIFCNRYGQPHNPTQFSRQWRERVLKACALHPDLDELHLHELRHTHATLLLRAGVHPKIVSERLGHADIQTTLNTYSHAVRTLQRGAADLVGQLLSPAPTNQSTLTTP; encoded by the coding sequence GTGCCGCGTCGACCCAACCAAGATGGGACCGTCTCTTCGTATGTAACGAAGACGGGGGAGACGAAGTACCGGATCGCCTATCACGTGGATCGCGCCGACGGCGATTCGGCCCGAAGGTTCCGTAGGGGTTTCGCGACGGAGCGGGAGGCGCTCAACGCGCTGACTGAAGTGCAGGTGGACATCCGTCGCGGTGATCACATCGAGGAGACGCGCGAGACGCTCAACGGTTATGCGGAGGAGTACTTCGATTCGCTGCGCGTCCGCCCAACGACCCTTGCCGGCTACCGCAAGCATTTCCGCGTCCACGTGTTTCCCTCCGCAGTGGGACGCACGCCGATCGCCGCGATCTCGAAGGACCAGCTGAACCGCTTCTACCGGCAGCTTGAGGTGAACGGCCGGAAGGACCGCGGTCACATTGGCGATCCGCTCGGCGCTGCGACTGTGCGACACATCCATGTGCTGATCTCGCAGGTGCTGCAGCATGCGCTCGAGGACGGACTAATCCGCTTCAATCCCGCGAAGCGTGCGTCCCCGCCGAGCAAGCTCGAGGCCGCACCGCCCGAAATGGCGACATGGTCCGCTGAGGATGCACGGCTGTTCCTGGACTGGTCGAAGTCATCGGGGGACTACCTCTGGCTCGCCTGGCTGACGCTGTTGGGGACCGGGATGCGCCGCGGCGAGATCCTCGGCATCCGGTGGAAGGATCTCGACCTCGAGAACAACGTGATCACGATCGCCCGCGCGATGTCATACGTGAAGGAAGCGGGAAAGAAGCCGATCATCGACTTCCGAGCCACGAAGAGCGGACGTGTCCGGAACGTCGACATCGACGTGCATCTCGCCGGTGCTTTCCGTGCGAAGCGCGACATGCTCCGCGCCGTCTCGCCGGAGCTTGCTCGCGGCGAGCACCTGATCTTCTGCAACCGCTACGGTCAGCCCCACAACCCCACGCAGTTCTCCCGCCAGTGGCGTGAACGGGTGCTGAAGGCGTGTGCGCTGCATCCAGATCTCGACGAGCTCCACCTCCATGAGCTGCGGCATACCCACGCCACGCTGCTCCTGCGGGCCGGCGTGCATCCGAAGATCGTGTCCGAGCGTCTCGGGCATGCAGACATCCAGACGACCCTCAACACCTACTCGCACGCCGTGAGGACTCTCCAACGCGGTGCAGCAGATCTTGTAGGCCAGCTTCTCTCGCCGGCGCCAACAAACCAGTCGACACTCACGACTCCTTAA
- a CDS encoding helix-turn-helix domain-containing protein, whose product MNRSQNSLALTYKDAAALVGVEYRTIKLGVERGTIPTVQLGPRRMIPRAALLRIFGVEP is encoded by the coding sequence ATGAACCGCTCGCAGAACTCCCTCGCCCTCACCTACAAGGACGCCGCCGCGCTGGTCGGCGTCGAATACCGAACGATCAAGCTCGGAGTGGAGCGCGGGACCATCCCCACCGTCCAGCTCGGCCCCCGGCGAATGATCCCCCGCGCCGCGCTGCTGAGGATCTTCGGCGTCGAGCCCTGA
- a CDS encoding MoxR family ATPase produces the protein MTAESFTRATDGILASVGRVIDGKPEAVRSALVCLLAEGHLLIEDVPGVGKTMLARALAASIDATVRRIQFTPDLLPGDVTGVSVFNPVDREFEFKPGAIFAHIVIADEINRSSPKTQSALLEAMEEGQVTVDGRTHLLPDPFLVVATQNPLEMEGTYALPEAQRDRFMMRISMGYPDPRSEALMLRQRDTVNPLESIAPVATAAGVSQLIAWARAVHVAPAIEDYAVALAGATRTHSDLRLGASPRATLQLVRAAKVWAALDGRGFVIPDDITALLVPVFAHRLIPTRSAGGARARTAADAIASILERIAASVRVPIAARQ, from the coding sequence ATGACGGCCGAGAGCTTCACCCGGGCCACCGACGGCATCCTCGCCTCGGTCGGCCGGGTGATCGACGGCAAGCCCGAAGCCGTGCGCAGCGCACTGGTGTGCCTCCTCGCCGAGGGGCATCTTCTCATCGAGGACGTGCCGGGCGTCGGGAAGACCATGCTGGCGCGTGCGCTCGCGGCATCCATCGACGCCACGGTGCGCCGCATCCAGTTCACCCCCGATCTGCTCCCCGGAGACGTCACAGGGGTCAGCGTGTTCAACCCGGTGGACCGCGAGTTCGAGTTCAAGCCCGGCGCGATCTTCGCGCACATCGTGATCGCCGACGAGATCAACCGCTCATCGCCGAAGACGCAGTCCGCGCTGCTGGAGGCGATGGAGGAGGGCCAGGTGACGGTCGACGGACGGACGCACCTGCTGCCGGACCCGTTCCTGGTCGTCGCCACGCAGAACCCGCTCGAGATGGAGGGCACGTACGCGCTTCCCGAGGCGCAGCGCGACCGGTTCATGATGCGCATCTCGATGGGCTATCCCGACCCGCGCAGCGAAGCACTCATGCTCCGCCAGCGCGATACGGTCAACCCGCTCGAATCCATCGCCCCTGTGGCGACCGCGGCGGGTGTCTCGCAGCTGATCGCGTGGGCCCGCGCCGTCCACGTCGCCCCGGCGATCGAGGATTACGCCGTCGCCCTCGCGGGGGCCACACGCACCCACTCCGATCTCCGGCTGGGCGCGAGCCCCCGCGCCACGCTGCAGCTCGTGCGCGCCGCGAAGGTGTGGGCCGCGCTGGACGGCCGCGGGTTCGTGATCCCCGACGACATCACCGCTCTGCTGGTTCCGGTCTTCGCCCACCGGCTGATCCCGACCCGCTCGGCGGGCGGTGCCCGAGCCCGGACCGCGGCCGACGCGATCGCCTCGATCCTCGAGCGGATCGCCGCGAGCGTGCGGGTTCCGATCGCCGCGCGACAGTGA
- a CDS encoding DUF58 domain-containing protein yields the protein MRRLWPLTARGTGAAVLAVACFVVANEVGIVELMYFGLLLVAVLAASILSLYLTRRSDTVTRSLSPDVAAVGRESLVTVRVGVRTALPTAPGTWRDTIPRGLAAQARGVFPALGSGLRGAERVVQFSYVVTGERRGIHPLGPLQVTTSDPFGLARRTTVFGERTPVTVAPAVTDLPALSDFAGEAGGTLHTTNNQLGQGADNLIARPYAPGDSMRRIHWRATAHRDELMVRQEEQESTPEATVVIDRGVLRFSPEAMQAPGADAGFEAAVSACVSVVTRLVHDGYAVEVIDSDGTPLAERIDGGDMSEVEGLVNSFAGLTARRDDHLGKLPRVFAGMMTGPVVLIVGRFDPADADTVAPVVHHSTLPLLLAVAPVGDALERAADRGWHAAAVDPDGDLAVAWSSAAQRGISHVLR from the coding sequence ATGAGACGCCTCTGGCCGCTGACCGCCCGCGGGACGGGGGCCGCCGTGCTGGCCGTCGCGTGCTTCGTCGTGGCGAACGAGGTCGGCATCGTCGAGCTGATGTATTTCGGTCTGCTGCTGGTCGCGGTGCTCGCGGCCAGCATCCTCTCGCTCTACCTCACACGGCGCTCGGACACCGTGACCCGCTCGCTCTCCCCCGACGTCGCCGCTGTCGGCCGCGAGTCGCTCGTGACCGTGCGGGTCGGGGTGCGCACCGCGCTTCCGACGGCCCCGGGCACGTGGCGCGACACGATCCCGCGGGGCCTGGCGGCGCAGGCGCGCGGCGTCTTCCCCGCCCTCGGTTCGGGGCTGCGCGGTGCCGAACGCGTCGTGCAGTTCTCATACGTCGTCACGGGCGAGCGGCGCGGCATCCACCCCCTCGGCCCGCTGCAGGTGACCACGTCCGACCCGTTCGGGCTCGCGCGGCGCACCACGGTGTTCGGCGAACGCACCCCCGTCACGGTCGCCCCCGCCGTAACTGACCTGCCGGCCCTGAGCGACTTCGCGGGCGAAGCCGGCGGCACACTCCACACCACGAACAACCAGCTCGGGCAGGGCGCGGACAACCTGATCGCGCGCCCCTACGCGCCGGGGGACTCGATGAGGCGCATCCACTGGCGTGCGACGGCGCACCGCGACGAGCTCATGGTGCGCCAGGAGGAGCAGGAGTCCACGCCCGAGGCCACGGTCGTGATCGATCGCGGCGTCCTGCGCTTCTCGCCCGAGGCGATGCAGGCTCCCGGCGCCGACGCCGGCTTCGAGGCGGCGGTGTCGGCGTGCGTCTCGGTCGTCACCCGCCTCGTGCACGACGGCTACGCGGTCGAGGTGATCGACTCGGACGGCACCCCGCTCGCCGAGCGCATCGACGGCGGCGACATGAGCGAGGTCGAGGGGCTCGTGAACTCCTTCGCCGGGCTCACCGCACGCCGGGACGATCACCTCGGCAAGCTCCCCCGGGTGTTCGCCGGGATGATGACCGGTCCGGTCGTGCTCATCGTGGGTCGGTTCGATCCGGCGGATGCCGACACCGTCGCGCCCGTCGTGCACCACAGCACCCTTCCGCTGCTGCTGGCGGTCGCCCCGGTCGGGGACGCGCTCGAACGTGCCGCGGACCGTGGATGGCATGCCGCCGCGGTGGACCCGGACGGCGATCTCGCGGTCGCGTGGTCCAGCGCCGCCCAGCGAGGGATCAGTCATGTCCTCCGATGA
- a CDS encoding DUF3488 and transglutaminase-like domain-containing protein, whose translation MSSDDRAARRGADLPLTIGVLVAAFAALLPLMRVVRPSGWLVGAILLAAAVLAAGFFARRLRLPALAVSLIEASVWIVFMTFVFLRDTALLWIIPTPETVRALPGLVQVAGEEIALGAAPLDASTALSMLIVGGTGLLTIIIDHVVLTARMPLLAAIGLIAVWLIPSIAVPGEVDIMAFVLLAAAILFLIRTDTRSREEPKDRAATRTAGVPATALGIGAIAVVVAVAAAPLLPQPVARAGSGTIGTGPGIDATLQLGDDLRRPTEVEVMLVRSSAPSAPYLRVTTLSQLEGTVWEPDKVRTVPLASEEGLGAVEVDPEIRLSEYVTTVEVTNLSSPWLPVSYPAVDVEGLRGSWAVAPYNRTVLPQGGSTQGQNYEVITNVPRPTLEQIRALSAGTDNPPDGTTALPTEIDPIIGELAAEVTAGTTNDYDALVALQGWFRSPEFRYSLDAPVEDGFDGSGTDAVARFLEVREGYCIHYASAFALMARTLGMPTRIVVGYLPGSATSDAVDRETVYSVSSGQLHAWPEVLFDGLGWVPFEPTNGLGVPTSFTSAGSAPGVVDDPAAATPAPEASAPTDSGLTPDGEDNAPEVGTSDASGTTVNPLPTLSIVLGILFALAIPALLREVRRRQTLAAARTGDAAEAWLAVQDAAIDLGIDVPASESPRSLGVRLVQDHGAPPAEMSVLISAIERASYAPGGKHAFWQGDAIADAATSVRIALFAAVDTPRRILALIAPRSLVVRPGSVYAGSGRSARAR comes from the coding sequence ATGTCCTCCGATGACCGAGCGGCGCGGCGCGGCGCGGACCTGCCGCTGACGATCGGCGTCCTGGTCGCGGCTTTCGCCGCCCTCCTCCCCCTCATGCGGGTCGTCCGGCCGAGCGGCTGGCTGGTCGGCGCGATCCTCCTCGCCGCAGCCGTCCTCGCCGCCGGGTTCTTCGCACGCCGGCTGCGGCTCCCCGCCCTCGCCGTGAGCCTGATCGAGGCATCCGTCTGGATCGTCTTCATGACGTTCGTGTTCCTGCGGGACACGGCGCTGCTATGGATCATCCCGACACCCGAGACGGTGCGGGCGCTCCCGGGGCTCGTGCAGGTCGCCGGGGAGGAGATCGCCCTCGGCGCCGCGCCTCTGGACGCCAGCACCGCATTGTCGATGCTGATCGTCGGCGGGACGGGGCTGCTCACGATCATCATCGATCACGTCGTCCTGACCGCACGGATGCCGCTCCTGGCCGCGATCGGACTGATCGCCGTCTGGCTGATCCCCTCGATCGCCGTGCCGGGCGAGGTCGACATCATGGCGTTCGTGCTGCTGGCCGCGGCGATCCTGTTCCTGATCCGGACTGACACGCGCTCGCGCGAGGAGCCGAAGGACCGTGCGGCCACCCGCACGGCGGGTGTTCCCGCCACGGCGCTCGGCATCGGGGCGATCGCCGTCGTCGTCGCCGTCGCCGCCGCGCCGCTCCTGCCCCAGCCCGTGGCCCGCGCGGGGTCGGGCACGATCGGGACGGGTCCGGGGATCGACGCGACCCTCCAGCTCGGAGACGACCTGCGCCGCCCGACCGAGGTCGAGGTCATGCTCGTGCGCAGCAGCGCGCCGAGCGCCCCCTACCTGCGGGTCACGACGCTCTCGCAGCTGGAGGGCACCGTGTGGGAGCCCGACAAGGTGCGCACCGTGCCGCTGGCGAGCGAGGAGGGTCTGGGCGCGGTCGAAGTGGATCCCGAGATCCGGCTGAGCGAATACGTCACGACCGTCGAAGTCACCAACCTGTCCTCGCCGTGGCTGCCGGTCTCGTACCCCGCGGTGGACGTCGAAGGACTGCGCGGCTCATGGGCGGTCGCCCCGTACAACCGGACGGTCCTGCCGCAGGGCGGATCCACGCAGGGACAGAACTACGAGGTCATCACGAACGTCCCGCGGCCCACGCTCGAGCAGATCCGCGCGCTCTCGGCGGGCACCGACAATCCGCCCGACGGGACGACCGCGCTGCCCACCGAGATCGACCCGATCATCGGCGAGCTCGCGGCGGAGGTCACCGCCGGGACGACGAACGACTACGACGCGCTCGTGGCGCTGCAGGGGTGGTTCCGCAGCCCGGAGTTCCGCTACTCGCTCGACGCGCCCGTCGAAGACGGCTTCGACGGGTCGGGAACGGATGCCGTGGCGAGGTTCCTGGAGGTGCGTGAGGGCTACTGCATCCACTACGCATCCGCCTTCGCGCTCATGGCCCGCACACTCGGGATGCCGACGCGCATCGTCGTCGGCTACCTCCCGGGGAGTGCGACCAGTGACGCCGTCGACCGCGAGACGGTGTACTCGGTCTCCAGCGGTCAGCTGCACGCCTGGCCCGAGGTGCTTTTCGACGGACTCGGCTGGGTGCCGTTCGAACCGACGAACGGCCTCGGCGTACCGACGAGTTTCACCTCGGCCGGCTCGGCTCCGGGCGTCGTGGACGATCCCGCCGCGGCGACCCCGGCCCCGGAGGCATCGGCGCCGACCGACTCCGGTCTCACTCCGGACGGCGAGGACAACGCGCCGGAGGTCGGCACGAGCGACGCCAGCGGCACCACCGTGAACCCCCTGCCGACGCTGTCGATCGTGCTCGGCATCCTGTTCGCGCTCGCGATCCCCGCCCTGCTCCGCGAAGTTCGCCGTCGGCAGACGCTCGCCGCGGCACGGACGGGCGATGCCGCCGAAGCGTGGCTCGCGGTACAGGACGCCGCGATCGACCTGGGGATCGACGTGCCCGCGAGCGAGAGCCCGCGGAGCCTCGGCGTCCGACTTGTCCAGGACCACGGCGCACCGCCCGCGGAGATGAGCGTGCTGATCAGCGCGATCGAGCGGGCGAGCTACGCGCCCGGAGGCAAGCACGCCTTCTGGCAGGGCGACGCGATCGCGGATGCCGCGACATCGGTGCGCATTGCGCTCTTCGCCGCCGTCGACACTCCGCGGCGGATCCTCGCGCTGATCGCGCCCCGATCGCTCGTGGTGCGTCCGGGCAGCGTGTACGCCGGGTCGGGAAGGTCTGCGCGAGCACGGTAG